The Sporocytophaga myxococcoides genome includes a window with the following:
- the rplF gene encoding 50S ribosomal protein L6 — protein MSRIGKKPIAIPAKVEVKVGSGNLVEIKGPKGTLVQAVDLDIKVTVEGSNLNVERPTDQKRHKALHGLYRSLLSNMVVGVSEGYKIDLELVGVGYKAASTGSVLELSLGYSHNIFVALPNEVAVKTLTEKGKNPIVTLESIDKQLIGQVAAKIRSLRKVEPYKGKGIRFVNEVVRRKAGKTAAK, from the coding sequence ATGTCAAGGATTGGAAAAAAGCCAATTGCAATACCTGCTAAGGTTGAAGTAAAGGTTGGTTCTGGAAATTTGGTAGAGATTAAGGGCCCTAAAGGGACTTTGGTTCAAGCTGTTGACTTAGATATTAAGGTAACTGTTGAAGGATCCAACTTGAATGTAGAAAGACCTACAGATCAAAAGAGACATAAGGCTTTACATGGATTGTATAGATCATTGCTTAGTAACATGGTGGTTGGAGTTAGTGAAGGTTATAAAATTGATCTCGAATTGGTCGGGGTTGGTTATAAGGCTGCTTCTACTGGTTCCGTGCTAGAACTAAGTTTAGGATATTCACACAATATATTTGTGGCATTGCCTAATGAAGTTGCTGTAAAAACTTTAACTGAAAAAGGTAAAAACCCAATTGTAACTTTGGAATCAATTGATAAACAGTTGATTGGACAAGTGGCTGCAAAAATTCGTTCTCTGAGAAAGGTTGAACCATACAAAGGTAAGGGTATCAGATTTGTTAACGAAGTTGTTAGACGTAAAGCTGGTAAAACTGCTGCTAAATAA
- the rpsE gene encoding 30S ribosomal protein S5 translates to MSQVNIRSVKASEIDLKEKVVAIQRVAKVVKGGRRFSFSAIVVVGDGHGVVGYGLGKANEVTDAITKGIDDAKKNLIKVPVLKGTVPHPIHGKYSGGFVFLKPAAPGTGVIAGGAMRAVLESAGVKDVLAKSKGSSNPHNVVKATFDALLRMRAPHVIAQQRGVTLAKVFTGK, encoded by the coding sequence ATGTCTCAGGTAAATATTAGATCAGTAAAAGCTAGCGAAATTGACCTTAAAGAAAAGGTAGTAGCTATTCAAAGAGTTGCAAAAGTTGTAAAGGGAGGTCGTAGATTTAGTTTCTCTGCAATTGTTGTAGTAGGAGATGGTCATGGTGTAGTTGGTTACGGCTTAGGTAAAGCTAATGAGGTAACAGATGCTATCACAAAAGGTATAGATGATGCAAAGAAGAACCTTATTAAGGTTCCGGTTTTGAAGGGTACCGTACCTCATCCGATTCATGGAAAATATAGTGGAGGATTTGTATTCTTAAAACCTGCAGCTCCTGGTACTGGAGTAATTGCAGGTGGTGCAATGAGAGCTGTACTTGAAAGTGCTGGCGTTAAAGATGTCTTAGCTAAGTCAAAGGGGTCTTCTAATCCTCACAACGTTGTTAAAGCTACTTTTGATGCTCTACTAAGAATGAGAGCTCCACACGTTATTGCTCAACAAAGAGGTGTTACATTGGCAAAAGTATTTACCGGAAAGTAA
- the rpsH gene encoding 30S ribosomal protein S8, whose product MDPIADYLTRLRNAIKANHRIVEVPASNIKKEITKVLFDKGYIQNYKFEEDDKQGKIKIALKYNPLTKQSAIVKIERISSPGLRKYSKSATLPRVLNGLGIAILSTSKGVITDKEARELNIGGEVLCYIY is encoded by the coding sequence ATGGATCCTATCGCAGATTATTTAACAAGATTGAGAAACGCTATTAAGGCGAATCATAGGATAGTTGAGGTTCCTGCTTCAAATATAAAGAAAGAAATAACCAAGGTTCTTTTTGATAAGGGTTATATTCAGAATTATAAATTTGAAGAAGATGATAAACAAGGGAAAATAAAAATTGCCTTGAAATATAATCCTCTAACTAAACAATCTGCAATTGTTAAAATAGAGAGAATAAGTTCTCCAGGATTAAGAAAGTATTCTAAATCAGCTACTTTGCCTAGAGTTTTAAATGGCTTGGGTATTGCAATTTTGTCTACTTCCAAAGGTGTTATTACTGACAAGGAAGCTAGAGAATTAAATATTGGTGGTGAAGTACTTTGTTATATTTATTAA
- the ykgO gene encoding type B 50S ribosomal protein L36, with amino-acid sequence MKVKASIKKRSADCKVIRRNGKLYVINKKNPRFKQRQG; translated from the coding sequence ATGAAAGTTAAAGCATCTATTAAGAAAAGAAGTGCTGATTGTAAAGTAATCAGAAGAAATGGGAAACTTTACGTTATCAATAAAAAGAACCCAAGATTTAAACAAAGACAAGGTTAA
- the rpsN gene encoding 30S ribosomal protein S14 produces the protein MAKESVKARERKRIKLVAKYAKKREELKANGDFLGLDKLPRNSSKVRLHNRCKLTGRPRGYMRKFGISRVTFREMASAGKIPGVTKASW, from the coding sequence ATGGCAAAAGAATCAGTAAAAGCTAGAGAGAGAAAAAGAATCAAACTCGTAGCTAAATACGCTAAAAAAAGAGAAGAGCTTAAAGCTAACGGTGATTTCTTAGGTCTGGATAAATTACCGAGAAATTCCTCAAAGGTGAGATTACACAATAGGTGTAAATTAACAGGGAGACCAAGAGGTTATATGAGGAAGTTTGGGATCTCCAGAGTTACATTTAGAGAAATGGCCTCTGCAGGAAAAATTCCTGGTGTAACGAAAGCAAGTTGGTAA
- the rplO gene encoding 50S ribosomal protein L15 has protein sequence MNLSNLTPAKGSVKNRKRIGRGTGSGRGGTSTRGHKGAKSRSGYSKKSGFEGGQMPLQRRVPKFGFNNPDKVIFKPINLDIINNLATEKKLSLVDDKVLLENGLVAKSDKIKVLGRGELKAKLEIKAHSFSESAVKAIENAGGKAIKIA, from the coding sequence ATGAACTTAAGTAATTTGACTCCTGCAAAAGGGTCTGTTAAAAATAGAAAGAGAATTGGTAGAGGTACCGGATCAGGACGTGGCGGAACTTCAACAAGAGGTCACAAAGGAGCAAAGTCAAGATCAGGATATTCTAAAAAATCAGGTTTTGAAGGTGGTCAAATGCCTCTTCAAAGAAGAGTTCCAAAATTTGGATTTAATAATCCTGACAAAGTAATATTCAAGCCCATTAATTTAGATATAATAAATAATCTTGCAACTGAAAAGAAGTTATCATTGGTAGATGATAAAGTTCTTTTAGAGAACGGATTAGTTGCTAAATCTGATAAAATTAAAGTTTTGGGAAGAGGAGAGCTAAAAGCGAAATTAGAGATCAAAGCCCATTCTTTTTCTGAATCAGCTGTTAAAGCAATTGAAAATGCAGGTGGTAAAGCAATAAAAATTGCATAA
- the infA gene encoding translation initiation factor IF-1 — MAKQSSIEQDGTIVEALSNAMFKVELENGHQVIAHISGKMRMNYIKILPGDKIRLEMSPYDLSKGRIVYRYK, encoded by the coding sequence ATGGCAAAACAGTCCTCGATAGAGCAAGATGGAACAATAGTAGAAGCATTGTCTAATGCTATGTTTAAAGTAGAGTTGGAAAATGGACATCAGGTTATCGCTCATATTTCTGGTAAAATGAGAATGAACTATATAAAAATTTTACCAGGTGATAAAATACGTTTGGAAATGTCTCCATACGATCTTTCAAAAGGAAGAATTGTATATAGATATAAATAG
- the rplR gene encoding 50S ribosomal protein L18 gives MATKKDLRRLRIKRSIRKKISGTGVKPRLSVFRSNTSIYAQIIDDIAGKTIISASSVELKSQKGTKSELSKSVGLKIAEKAKSNGISEVVFDRGGYLYHGRVKALAEGAREGGLKF, from the coding sequence ATGGCTACTAAAAAAGATTTAAGAAGACTGAGGATAAAGAGAAGTATCAGAAAGAAAATTTCTGGTACAGGAGTTAAGCCAAGACTCTCAGTTTTTAGAAGCAATACAAGTATATATGCTCAAATTATAGATGATATAGCAGGAAAAACAATTATCAGTGCATCTTCTGTAGAGCTAAAATCCCAAAAAGGAACTAAATCTGAACTTTCTAAAAGTGTCGGTTTAAAGATTGCTGAAAAAGCAAAGAGTAATGGTATTTCAGAAGTAGTATTTGATAGAGGTGGATATCTTTATCATGGTAGAGTTAAAGCTTTAGCTGAAGGAGCTAGAGAAGGAGGCCTTAAATTCTAA
- the rplE gene encoding 50S ribosomal protein L5, whose amino-acid sequence MAIPRLKDKYNKEIVAQLKSKFQYKSQMQVPKLTKIVVNKGMGAAVSDKKIVDVGVEELTIITGQKALATKSKKAISNFKLRENMPIGAKVTLRGDRMYEFMDRLMSIALPRVRDFRGISDKGFDGKGNYTLGVKEQIIFPEISIDKVSKISGMDITFVTTANTDEESLELLKSFGLPFAGQKK is encoded by the coding sequence AAAGGATAAATACAATAAAGAAATTGTTGCTCAATTAAAAAGCAAATTTCAGTATAAATCTCAGATGCAGGTTCCAAAATTAACAAAGATTGTTGTTAATAAAGGTATGGGAGCCGCTGTTTCAGATAAAAAGATTGTTGATGTTGGAGTTGAAGAGTTGACAATAATTACTGGTCAAAAGGCATTAGCAACAAAATCGAAAAAGGCTATCTCAAATTTTAAGCTTAGAGAAAATATGCCAATTGGCGCAAAAGTAACTTTGCGTGGAGATAGAATGTACGAATTTATGGATAGATTAATGTCAATTGCATTACCAAGGGTTCGTGACTTTAGAGGGATAAGCGATAAAGGTTTTGACGGTAAAGGCAATTACACTTTGGGAGTAAAAGAGCAAATAATATTCCCTGAGATTAGTATCGATAAAGTAAGTAAAATTTCTGGTATGGATATTACTTTTGTTACTACAGCAAATACAGACGAAGAAAGTCTGGAGTTATTAAAATCATTCGGTCTACCTTTCGCAGGACAGAAAAAATAA
- the secY gene encoding preprotein translocase subunit SecY: MKKFIQTIKNIFSIEDLRIRILNTIGFLLIFRLGSYVVLPGVDPASIEQGSNKDNILGLLDTLVGGAFSNVSIFGLGIMPYISASIVLQLLTFAVPYFQKLQKEGESGRKKINQITRVLTIFITLAQSVGYLAATVNQEMLFPGVDRAFFTISAMLILTAGTMFCMWLGEKITDKGIGNGISMLIMVGIISRFPQAIVVEGAAKGMKGALPFIIELGVLFFIVMGVVMLTQATRKIPVQYAKQVIGNKVYGGQRQYIPLKVIAAGVMPIIFAQSIMFLPAMVASMFSDTSDFAGSIGATFSDFTSWQYNLTFAVLIILFTFFYTALSVNPNQIADDMKRNGGFIPGIKPGKQTSDYIDDVLSRITLPGAVFLAALAILPAIAHVAGVTRDFSYFFGGTSLLIMVGVVLDTLQQIESYLLMRHYEGMMQSGRIKGRSENVAISSSN; encoded by the coding sequence ATGAAAAAGTTTATCCAAACCATTAAGAATATATTTTCAATAGAAGACCTAAGAATCAGGATACTGAACACTATAGGTTTTCTTTTGATTTTTCGTCTGGGATCTTATGTTGTACTTCCTGGTGTTGATCCAGCTTCAATAGAACAGGGTTCTAATAAAGACAACATTTTAGGATTGTTGGATACCTTGGTTGGAGGTGCATTCAGCAATGTTTCTATTTTTGGTTTGGGTATCATGCCTTATATTTCAGCAAGTATAGTTTTGCAACTATTAACCTTCGCTGTTCCTTATTTTCAAAAACTTCAAAAAGAAGGAGAATCTGGTAGAAAAAAGATCAATCAGATTACAAGGGTACTTACAATATTTATAACCTTAGCTCAATCGGTTGGATATTTGGCAGCTACGGTAAACCAGGAAATGTTATTTCCAGGTGTTGACAGAGCTTTCTTTACAATTAGCGCTATGTTAATTCTGACAGCAGGTACGATGTTTTGTATGTGGCTGGGTGAGAAAATTACAGATAAGGGTATTGGAAATGGAATCTCTATGCTTATAATGGTAGGGATTATCTCAAGATTCCCTCAAGCTATTGTAGTTGAAGGAGCAGCAAAAGGAATGAAGGGAGCTTTACCATTTATAATTGAGTTAGGGGTATTATTCTTTATTGTTATGGGAGTGGTGATGTTAACACAAGCCACAAGAAAAATACCTGTACAGTATGCAAAACAAGTAATTGGTAATAAGGTATATGGCGGTCAAAGGCAATATATTCCTTTAAAGGTAATTGCTGCAGGAGTTATGCCAATTATCTTTGCTCAGTCAATAATGTTTTTGCCAGCAATGGTTGCTTCTATGTTTTCTGATACTAGTGATTTTGCAGGATCGATAGGTGCAACATTTTCAGATTTCACTAGCTGGCAATATAATTTAACATTCGCTGTATTAATTATCCTGTTTACCTTCTTCTATACAGCCCTATCTGTTAATCCAAATCAGATTGCAGATGATATGAAAAGAAATGGTGGTTTTATCCCTGGTATAAAACCTGGAAAACAAACTTCAGACTACATTGATGATGTTTTGTCTCGAATCACTCTTCCTGGTGCTGTTTTCCTGGCGGCTTTAGCTATACTACCAGCAATTGCACATGTTGCTGGAGTAACCAGAGATTTTTCGTACTTCTTCGGTGGTACTTCTCTTTTAATAATGGTTGGTGTAGTATTGGATACACTTCAACAAATAGAAAGTTACTTACTGATGAGACATTATGAAGGTATGATGCAATCAGGAAGAATTAAAGGAAGGTCAGAAAATGTAGCGATTTCTTCTTCTAACTAA
- the rpmD gene encoding 50S ribosomal protein L30, translating to MAKIKITQVRSTIDRPIDQKLTIKALGLGKINKSVEVEATPQIQGMVKKVNHLVTVSKI from the coding sequence ATGGCTAAGATTAAAATAACTCAAGTTAGAAGTACTATTGATCGTCCAATCGATCAGAAGCTTACAATTAAAGCTTTAGGACTTGGTAAAATTAATAAAAGTGTTGAGGTAGAAGCAACTCCTCAAATACAAGGAATGGTTAAGAAAGTAAATCACTTGGTAACTGTTAGCAAAATCTAA
- the map gene encoding type I methionyl aminopeptidase, translating to MIYYKTEEEIDLIKKSGDLLGRVHGEIAKAIKIGVTTQELDDLAYNFIISGGGVPSFKGYNGFPYTLCISVNEQVVHGFPGKYALKEGDVISVDCGVNLGGYHSDSAYTYGIGKVSEDVRQLLEFTKQSLYLGIEEAVVGKRTGDIGFSIQNFVESKGYSVVRELVGHGVGKKLHEGPEVPNYGKRGKGVKLEEGMVIAIEPMINLGKKEIVQEEDGWTIRTKDRKPSAHFEHTVAIRKGKAEVLTTFKYIEEVI from the coding sequence ATGATATATTATAAAACTGAAGAAGAAATTGATCTAATAAAGAAGAGTGGAGATCTTTTAGGCCGTGTACATGGTGAAATTGCAAAGGCTATCAAGATTGGAGTAACTACTCAAGAGTTAGATGATTTAGCATATAATTTTATTATTAGTGGTGGAGGGGTTCCTTCTTTTAAAGGGTACAACGGATTTCCTTATACATTGTGTATCTCCGTTAATGAGCAAGTAGTTCATGGTTTCCCAGGGAAGTATGCCTTGAAAGAAGGAGATGTTATATCTGTTGATTGTGGCGTAAATTTAGGTGGATATCATAGTGATAGTGCTTATACATATGGTATAGGCAAAGTTTCGGAAGATGTCAGGCAATTGTTGGAATTTACAAAGCAATCTTTGTATTTGGGTATTGAAGAAGCTGTTGTTGGGAAAAGAACAGGTGATATTGGTTTTTCAATACAAAACTTTGTAGAATCTAAAGGATATTCTGTTGTGAGAGAGTTGGTTGGTCATGGTGTAGGAAAAAAGTTACATGAAGGTCCAGAGGTTCCTAATTACGGTAAAAGAGGTAAAGGCGTTAAGTTGGAAGAGGGTATGGTCATAGCCATTGAACCCATGATAAATCTTGGTAAAAAGGAGATCGTTCAAGAAGAAGATGGTTGGACAATTAGAACTAAAGATAGAAAGCCCTCAGCTCATTTTGAACATACCGTTGCCATACGAAAAGGAAAAGCTGAAGTATTAACTACATTTAAATACATAGAAGAAGTAATATAA